A portion of the Manihot esculenta cultivar AM560-2 chromosome 2, M.esculenta_v8, whole genome shotgun sequence genome contains these proteins:
- the LOC110603241 gene encoding phosphatidylinositol 3,4,5-trisphosphate 3-phosphatase and protein-tyrosine-phosphatase PTEN1, giving the protein MGSKLAKEGLGKAETSNLQHAQHSFINYLTTSIYLRSLVSKHRRRMLVAGYDLDMSYITDRVLAMSFPAERMRAMYRNPLWQVKSVLDMRHPEHYKVYNLCIEESYDPAHFHGRVEAYPFDDNHVPPLEMMKQFCESVNTWLSLDPKNIAVVHCMAGKGRTGLMVCAYLVYSGMTADEALQLYANKRTTNNEGVSIPSQRRYVGYWASVLSFPKRIGDGPPKANIPQSCSRELRRIRLYDVINTVSIFFVVTELEEVPGQLYRPAGEVARGYCRPITKGYQRNASPRYYISFIEGDEEQKKSEVEEPRIVVQMDTENPIIDQKSCLDFYFNKPVEVTGDVRVIFYQKMIGGRLFYVCFNTAFIKNSLLQFSVRDLDKLGNKGKSICGSSFCLELLFGPARANTNPACIPPSSDENEDRLTDDCF; this is encoded by the exons ATGGGTTCGAAGCTTGCAAAGGAGGGGCTAGGAAAGGCTGAGACCTCAAATTTACAACATGCTCAACATTCATTCATCAATTACCTCACCACAAGTATATATCTTCGAAGCTTGGTATCGAAGCATCGCAGGCGAATGCTTGTTGCTGGATATGATCTTGACATGTCATATATCACAGATAGAGTATTAGCTATGTCATTCCCTGCAGAACGTATGCGAGCAATGTATCGTAATCCTCTATGGCAGGTGAAATCTGTGCTAGACATGAGGCATCCAGAGCACTACAAG GTCTATAATTTATGTATCGAGGAATCTTACGATCCAGCACATTTTCATGGTCGTGTTGAGGCATACCCTTTTGATGACAATCATGTTCCACCTCTGGAAATGATGAAGCAGTTTTGTGAAAGTGTTAATACATGGCTATCACTAGACCCCAAAAATATTGCAGTTGTGCACTGCATG GCTGGTAAAGGTCGAACAGGTTTAATGGTCTGTGCCTACCTTGTTTACAGTGGCATGACAGCAGACGAGGCTCTTCAATTGTATGCAAATAAACGGACTACGAACAATGAAGGA GTCTCAATACCAAGCCAACGTCGTTATGTGGGGTACTGGGCTAGTGTACTTTCGTTTCCTAAGAGAATTGGAGATGGACCTCCTAAAGCAAACATACCTCAATCTTGTAGCAGAGAACTGCGCCGAATTCGTCTTTATGACGTGATTAACACTGTTTCAATCTTCTTTGTGGTCACAGAGTTGGAAGAG GTACCAGGCCAGCTATACCGTCCAGCTGGGGAAGTTGCCAGAGGTTACTGCAGACCCATTACGAAAGGATATCAGAGAAATGCTAGTCCTCGCTACTATATCTCTTTTATTGAAGGTGATGAAGAACAGAAGAAGTCCGAAGTAGAAGAACCTCGCATTGTAGTTCAAATGGACACAGAAAATCCCATCATCGATCAAAAGAGCTGCCTGGACTTCTACTTCAATAAACCTGTAGAGGTTACAGGAGATGTCCGTGTTATATTCTACCAGAAAATGATCGGAGGCCGCCTTTTCTATGTCTGCTTCAACACAGCTTTCATCAAGAATAGCTTGCTACAG TTCTCAGTGAGAGATTTGGATAAACTTGGGAATAAGGGTAAATCAATATGTGGGTCTTCCTTCTGCTTGGAGCTGCTATTTGGTCCGGCAAGGGCAAATACAAACCCTGCATGCATTCCTCCTTCTTCTGATGAGAATGAAGATCGTCTTACTGACGATTGTTTCTGA